In Leptidea sinapis chromosome 18, ilLepSina1.1, whole genome shotgun sequence, a genomic segment contains:
- the LOC126969472 gene encoding dynein axonemal assembly factor 5: MTELKPKLQENPRGALEAYITALQSESKMARKQGLLRINEEIFHNPVNAECDLAVVFPEIYAYILKSFSDVSEACRGTAILIISNFIKRLPLNDYYLTYIFPIIVRRIGCPEIVEESEEIRLDLIQLVHDIIQKYRGTHLLNSFMNSFTSILTKTSMDPYPKVKLEACECIILLSNVLQRDFHFQAESYIKPVLTNYAHQHFRVRVASIKAIGAIVMAGNAKCFELSITPMAEKLFDENSQVRMQVTQEVGNWMLNYRDRYSFWHRMIPLLLTSLSDVMANIREAATKLWSDIGLQYMEENEEDIKKKTDFLKDVPSHYPDVKRPNLGCRMLVQSNIGKIVPAIGREMEGWQADSRLRCAQLLCWLLLCAEEGSTQHANTIVRTLHRGASDDDQRITTEIKRAAELFGYFIPPTTWWPLLEAEVDSWCALLVIANIIKGSQPELVKGKLMKELCREMADPNRCRLRKPKYQKNLLYVCESLMDLCKSDCTEVAEQLFIINFSVYAMPVDDNIQFMAISNLDKLRHIEQCGSLTALYERHIARVLADITSDALTWSLLTPDRCLLECVLLYSGSAMGAQLHLIAPLLRECLAVPKVDPEVKLKIFTALSTVLIQRQKNFSQCEPDKLEAFLNIVIKEVIMPNLVWSAGRTSEAIRTAAVACLCSALQDNPQGQPPLGAGGDGDNNNKVVNLFPTKESLEPFLDEMVPHLVGLVDDNSTLTRQHALRSICCLATLAKQRDCLTTDVLHKLYFVVLKRLDDSNDHVRSFAIHTLCTLFTCRPNDYDIATFCAHVDALYSAMLIHLDDADEAFRKEMLDALISLSDIDPRTLMKKVQVNVHLYRNKAAYEKLSKHLEKIIK, from the exons ATGACGGAGCTAAAGCCAAAGTTACAAGAAAACCCGAGAGGGGCTTTAGAAGCATACATAACAGCACTACAAAGCGAGTCTAAAATGGCTCGAAAACAAGGCTTGCTACGTATAAACGAAGAAATTTTCCATAATCCGGTCAACGCGGAATGTGACCTTGCAGTTGTTTTTCCAGAAATTTACGCGTATATTCTAAAAAGCTTCTCAGATGTCTCAGAAGCATGTAGAGGAACTGCTATATTGATAATTTCCAATTTCATAAAACGTTTACCTCTTAACGACTATTATTTAACATACATCTTCCCTATCATTGTTCGTCGTATAGGATGCCCAGAAATAGTAGAAGAATCGGAAGAAATTCGCTTAGATCTAATACAATTGGTTCatgatattattcaaaaatatagaGGCACTCAccttttaaattcttttatgAATAGCTTTACTAGTATTCTAACAAAGACCAGTATGGATCCATACCCTAAAGTTAAATTGGAAGCATGtgaatgtattatattattgtctaATGTATTACAAAGAGACTTTCATTTTCAAGCAGAAAGTTATATTAAACCTGTACTAACAAATTATGCTCATCAACACTTCAGAGTAAGAGTAGCATCAATTAAAGCTATAG GAGCAATAGTTATGGCAGGAAATGCTAAATGTTTTGAGTTGTCCATCACACCGATGGCTGAGAAACTTTTTGATGAGAATAGCCAGGTGCGGATGCAGGTCACGCAAGAGGTGGGCAACTGGATGCTCAATTATAGAGACAGATATTCATTCTGGCATCGCATGATACCACTTCTGTTGACCAG TCTCAGTGACGTTATGGCTAATATCAGAGAAGCAGCAACAAAACTTTGGTCTGACATTGGCTTACAATACATGGAGGAGAATGAAGAAGACATAAAGAAGAAGACTGATTTCCTCAAGGACGTCCCATCACATTATCCAGATGTTAAGAGGCCCAACCTTGGCTGCAGGATGTTGGTGCAGAGCAATATTGGCAAAATTGTACCTGCCATTGGGAGAG AGATGGAGGGTTGGCAAGCGGATTCCAGGCTGCGTTGTGCCCAGCTCTTGTGCTGGCTGTTACTGTGCGCGGAAGAGGGCTCAACACAACACGCCAACACCATCGTGAGGACGCTGCACCGCGGAGCTTCTGACGATGACCAGAGAATCACCACTGAG aTTAAACGTGCCGCGGAACTATTTGGATACTTCATACCTCCTACTACCTGGTGGCCGCTGCTAGAGGCCGAGGTAGACTCGTGGTGTGCACTGCTTGTGATAGCCAATATCATCAAAGGATCCCAGCCCGAGTTGGTGAAGGGGAAGTTGATGAAGGAGTTGTGTAGAGAAATGGCCGATCCTAATCGATGCAGACTGAGAAAG CCCAAATATCAGAAGAACTTACTATACGTATGTGAGTCGCTTATGGATCTGTGCAAGTCTGACTGCACGGAGGTTGCAGAACAGCTGTTCATAATCAACTTTAGCGTGTACGCCATGCCCGTCGATGACAACATACAATTTATGGCAATAT CTAATCTGGACAAGTTGCGTCACATAGAGCAGTGCGGGTCGCTCACGGCGCTGTACGAGCGACACATAGCGCGCGTGCTAGCGGACATCACGAGCGACGCGTTGACGTGGAGTCTGCTCACTCCTGACCGATGTCTGCTGGAGTGCGTGCTGCTATATTCTG GCTCAGCAATGGGTGCTCAGCTCCACCTGATAGCTCCATTGTTACGCGAGTGTCTGGCGGTGCCCAAAGTAGACCCGGAAGTGAAACTCAAAATATTCACCGCTCTGTCTACAGTGCTAATTCAGCGACAGAAAAACTTCAGCCAATGTGAACCGGACAAGCTGGAAGCTTTTCTCAACATTGTAATTAAAG AGGTAATCATGCCGAATTTGGTGTGGTCGGCGGGTCGCACGTCTGAAGCGATTCGCACAGCCGCGGTCGCGTGTCTGTGCTCGGCCTTACAGGACAACCCGCAAGGGCAGCCCCCTCTAGGGGCTGGCGGCGATGGGGACAACAATAACAAG GTGGTGAACCTGTTCCCTACCAAGGAGTCACTGGAGCCCTTCTTGGACGAGATGGTTCCACATCTAGTAGGTCTGGTGGATGACAACTCCACTCTGACGCGACAACACGCGCTGCGGTCCATCTGCTGCCTGGCAACACTCGCCAAGCAGCGAGACTGTCTCACTACTGATGTACtacataaactttattttg TGGTTCTCAAACGTTTGGACGACAGCAACGACCACGTGCGATCGTTCGCTATACACACGCTCTGTACACTGTTTACTTGCCGCCCTAACGACTACGACATTGCCACGTTCTGCGCGCACGTCGACGCCCTCTACAGCGCCATGCTCATACACCTAGACGATGCTGACGAGGCCTTCCGCAAGGAGATGTTGG aTGCACTGATATCACTTAGCGATATTGATCCTCGTACACTGATGAAGAAAGTCCAAGTGAATGTTCATCTATATAGAAATAAGGCGGCTTACGAGAAGCTGTCTAAACATTTGGAGAAGATTATTAAGTGA
- the LOC126969510 gene encoding mesencephalic astrocyte-derived neurotrophic factor homolog: MYKFGVIPLLFLLTVFQNALALREGECEVCIKTVDKFAATLTDNVKNDPKLIEAEFKKFCKGSKNKENRFCYYLGGLEESATGILGELSKPLSWSMPSDKICEKLKKKDAQICDLRFDKQIDIKNVDLKKLKVRDLKKILNDWDETCDGCIEKTDFIKRIEELKPKYMGRSEL; encoded by the coding sequence atgtataaatttggTGTTATCCCTTTACTTTTTCTGCTAACGGTATTTCAAAATGCCTTGGCACTGAGAGAAGGCGAATGCGAAGTTTGTATTAAAACTGTAGATAAATTTGCAGCCACATTGACAGACAATGTTAAAAACGACCCAAAACTCATAGAGGCAGAGTTTAAAAAGTTCTGTAAAGGGTCAAAGAACAAGGAAAACAGATTTTGTTATTACCTGGGTGGCTTAGAGGAATCTGCTACCGGCATTCTTGGTGAACTTTCAAAGCCTCTTAGCTGGTCTATGCCAAGCGAcaaaatttgtgaaaaactcAAGAAAAAAGATGCTCAAATCTGTGATTTACGTTTCGATAAACAGATTGATATTAAGAATGTAGATTtaaagaaattgaaggttagagATTTAAAGAAGATTCTTAATGATTGGGATGAGACCTGTGACGGTTGTATTGAAAAGACAGACTTCATTAAGAGGATAGAAGAACTGAAACCGAAATATATGGGTAGATCTGAGTTGTAA